ATCTGCGATGGCTAAGCTCCATTCTTCAGAGACTGCTGTTTCTGTGGCGAATGACGCAGTTCAGATATTCGGTGGATATGGCTATGTCAAGGATTTTCCAGTTGAGAAGTATTACAGAGATGCGAAACTTTGTACCATAGGAGAGGGTACATCCGAGATTCAAAAACTGGTTATTTCAAGAACTCTTTTTAATAATCTGTAAATTAATTGATTGTCTCTTGTATAAGAGATATAGTCATTTTAAATTTGCGCTCCCAAAAGAATCAGAAATAAGAGACTATGTTAATTATAAACGTAAAAGAAAACGAATCTATTGATAAGGCTTTGAAACGCTTCAAGAAGAAGTTCGAGAAAACTGGCGTTTTGAGAGAGTTGAGATCAAGAACTCACTTTGAGAAGAAGTCTGTTACTAAAAGAGCAGAGAAAATCAGAGCTGCTTATAAGCAAAAAATGTACGCAGAAGAAAACTACTAATACTAGTAGTTTTTCTGCTGGGTTTTTGATAAGTTAGTATTACCTCTTTTAGGTAATGCTAATGATAAAACCCTTTTTGAAATACCTCCTTAATGAGAAGCGTTACAGTGTTCATACTGTAGGCTCATATGAAATTGATCTCCTTCAATTTCAGTCTTTCCTAGAAGATTTAGATGCTGATTTAGATCAAGCCTCCACAAAGATGTTGAGGGCTTGGATAGTATCCTTGATAGAAGAGGGTAAAAGCCCCCGGTCTGTCAATAGAAAAATTGCATCTCTCAGAACTTACTATAAGTTTTTGCTAAAACGGGAACTGATAAAAAAGAATCCCGCTCTCAATCTCAAACCATTAAAAACAGCCAAGCAACTTCCTCAGTTCGTTCAAAAATCTGAGATGAATAATCTTTTAGATCATTCTGTTTTCTCTGATGATTTTGAAGGGCATAGAGATCGCGTAATAATGGAATTGCTTTATAGCACAGGTATCCGAAGAGCGGAATTGATTGGTTTAAAAGAGGAGGATGTTGATTTGTTTAATGGTACGATCAAGGTTCTTGGAAAAAGAAATAAAGAGCGAATCATTCCCCTTGCTAAAAGCAACGTGGCCTTGTTGAAATCGTATATATCTAGTAAGAACAATGCGGGTTTTGAAAGTCCATTTATGCTAGTAACTAACCAAGGCAAACAATCCTATCCCATGATGATAAATAGAATCGTCAAAAAATATCTGGGGTATATTTCCAATATAGATAAGAAAAGTCCTCATGTGTTGCGTCATACATTCGCAACCCATATGCTTGATAATGGGGCAGATCTCAATGCTGTTAAAGATTTACTCGGTCATGCGAGTTTAGCAGCTACGCAGGTCTATACCCATAATTCTTTGGAGAAGCTGAAAACAGTATTTGATCAAGCTCATCCAAAAGCCTAAATAATTGTTTAATTTAAATTTTAATCTTATGAAACTACAGATGCATTCCATTCATTTTGACGCAGATCAAAAGTTGGTAAATTTCATCCAGAAAAAGGCAGACAAATTAGAGACCTTTTACGACCGAATAATTGACGGTGAAGTTATCATGAAGGTGGAAAATGTTGATTCGAGGGATAATAAAGTTATTGAGATTAAAATCAATATTCCTGGTGCTCAGCTGTTTGCCAAAAGACAGTCAAAATCTTTTGAAGCGGGTGCAGATGAGGTGATTGAATCACTTCGAAGACAATTAAAAAAGAGAAAAGAGAAAATGATAGCTCATTGATGATAATGAGTAACATGTAGAAAAAGCCCTGGCATAAATGTCAGGGCTTTTTTTATCTCTGAAATTGCTGCTGCAAATTGATGGTTTTTCTAGAATAGCCAGAAGGTATTCTGAAGAGGCTTGGGTTAATTTCTGATTCTGAAATGCTTTGGACTAAGCTGTTGCTGCTGGCAACCCCTTTCTCATTGAAAGTGATTGTTTTTACGGGTAATCCTTTTTCTAAAATAGGACTGTTCTCATCTATTTTTATCGCCTGCAAGGATTGAGGAGTGGGTAACAATGAGGCTACCTCTTCGAGATTTTCTTTGAAGAAGGTCATTAAACTATTAAGAACATGGAATTTTGATTCTAGAATCCCCAATTCTTGATAAGAGGCTATATTGGTCTCTATCACTTTTTTGTTAGCACTGATCCCAGTATAAAGTGTGGTATTCCAGGAACTCACTTTTGTGTTTCCATTGTTTTTGTATTCAACCAAGGCATTGTTTTTTGGAGAAAGAAGTTGATCAAGTTTTTCTTGTTGCTCTTTAGGCATTTGCGATGAAAATTGTTTCATCATCTGAACCATCATTCTTAATTGATCCTTCAATTGCTGCAAGGTCGGCTCATCAAACTGGTAGTATTCCCTTTTGCTATGATCTATAAATGTGAATATTTGTTTAGACGCATCAAAGATGAGGCTGCTATTGTCTGCGCCTGAGTTTTGAATCGACAGGTGTGTGTCGTTAAGATACATTTTAGATGTCGTAACTTTCTGATTGCTGAGGTCTGTGGATTTTGAAACAATTACAATCCCAGTGTCAGCAAATACTGTAGCTGACTGAATCAGGATAATCAATACGATATGAAGGAATTTCATGATTGTAAATTACGTTTAGTCTAATGTAAAAAGCTTCTGATCTAAATGTTCTGAAGCTACAATGTTTTCAATATTTCTTTCTCCACGTTTTGTTGAGAATAATACGTTTCCGTATTTATTATACCCTCCCCATTTTTCTTTGAATTGAGGTTCGGTATGAGAATGGTCAGGGTAATAGGCCCATTGGGTAATCAAGTTCGTTTCGGGGTTAAACCAAAGATCATATAGAAAAGGAGTGCTACTTTGTTCAAAGGCCATTTGAATTCTATGCGCTTCTAAACTATCCTGTACTTGATCCTCGCCAATGTAATACAATGTCACTCCGTCTCCCTTTATTTCAAATGGAATTGTTAATAACCTGGAATCCATTTTCCACATATCGTTGGCTGATTGCAAATATGTTGCCAAGGAGTCGGGACTTTCTATGCTTATTCCGTTCTTTTTTACTTTTATCGTTTGTTTGTCAATATTAAAGATCATTGATAGAGTATCAGCCAAAAGATCTAATCTCACTATATCTTCTGTTCGATTCCAGTAATACTTTCTGCCGTCAATCTCCCATTCTAAATATTTGATTTTGTCCCACGCCATGCGGCCACCAATTGCCTCCATGATTTTGTCAGCTAGATAAATGGCTGATGGATCTGATTTTTCGATGTTGAAGCCCTCTATGGGGGCGTTGATGTCGCTAATGGTCGTAGTTTGAATCTCTGGTTCTGAGTTTTTGTTTTCTTTTTTGCTGCAACTCGATACCGAGATAATCAACAAAATAGGAATGATGTAGTGGGTTTTCATGGCTTCAATGGTTTTGTTGATTTAGAGATTATATAAATCCGGCTTTTTGATTAGCATCCAGAGGCTTACTTTAACTATGTCACCCATATTATTACAAGATAGGAATTTCTTTTCGTCATAGAATTCTGACAGATCGTTTTTCAGTGTTTTAATGTTTTCTTCGGTAGAGATCTCGTCTGTTACCATTACACGGAGAAGGTCTGCTACTCTGTATCGTTCCACTTTTAGACGATTGGCTATCAGTGCTCGTTCTTCCTTTTGGTACTGTCTCACCGTCTCTGGAGTCATATGTTTCAGGCCAATTTCAATTAAAGGGTTGTTCTGCTTGAAGTACTGAGGTAGATACACACTTCTTCTGCCTTCGTAGCACTGTTGATCAAAATCAATGGCTCTCAATCGATAAGAAACCTCTTCAAAATCAGGGGTGATATTGACAACAAAGTTGCTAGAATGCATGTCTCCCAGTAGCTGTACGAAACATCTTTCATTGAACTTTACAAATTCCTTTGCTAGTCGAATCTCGTTCAACCCCTTGTCTTTAAGGTTGTTTTTGATGAATTGGTCACAGGGAATGCCGGCTATATGCTCTTCAATGAGAGTTTGCTGGTAAACGCCATAGCCAATTCTGTTAGGAGAGAGTAAATGTTCTAACTCCAGGCCGTAGATTCGAGAAGCATCTGCGATTTTGATGTAGAAGTAGTCGAAATTGTCATTGATTTGGTTGACTACTCGGACACGAAATGGTTTGGTATTCCCGTATTCACAGATGTCTAACCTGTCGATAACGAGGTGATCCATCACGCTAAGATCTCCATCAGACTTGATGATAGCATAGATCTTTTTTAGGCTTTGGTAGATCGTCTGCATGTCAGACTGTGGATAGAATACTGTTTGCCAAAGTGTGTCGTGCCCATTTTTGTCGTAAAGAGGAATGGCATTGTCAAATCGCAATAGATCTTGGTATTCGATGTTGGCGGATATGGCTCTTTGATATTTTTTTAGATACCTCTGGAGGCGTTGGCCAACTGGATAGACAATTTTCTTTTTACTAATCAATGCCATGATAATAAGGGGGCTGAAATTCTATGCTAGAATAGTAAACTTTGGGCATCTAATTGTTAAATACAAGAGAAAACTCTGTCCCCTCATCAATTACACTTGTCACGCTGATACTGCCATTGTGCTTTCTGATGATCTGTTTGGATAGACTGAGGCCAATTCCTGATCCTGATTTTTTAGTCGTGAAGAATGGAATAAAAATT
This is a stretch of genomic DNA from Reichenbachiella ulvae. It encodes these proteins:
- the hpf gene encoding ribosome hibernation-promoting factor, HPF/YfiA family, translating into MKLQMHSIHFDADQKLVNFIQKKADKLETFYDRIIDGEVIMKVENVDSRDNKVIEIKINIPGAQLFAKRQSKSFEAGADEVIESLRRQLKKRKEKMIAH
- a CDS encoding tyrosine-type recombinase/integrase, with product MKYLLNEKRYSVHTVGSYEIDLLQFQSFLEDLDADLDQASTKMLRAWIVSLIEEGKSPRSVNRKIASLRTYYKFLLKRELIKKNPALNLKPLKTAKQLPQFVQKSEMNNLLDHSVFSDDFEGHRDRVIMELLYSTGIRRAELIGLKEEDVDLFNGTIKVLGKRNKERIIPLAKSNVALLKSYISSKNNAGFESPFMLVTNQGKQSYPMMINRIVKKYLGYISNIDKKSPHVLRHTFATHMLDNGADLNAVKDLLGHASLAATQVYTHNSLEKLKTVFDQAHPKA
- the rpsU gene encoding 30S ribosomal protein S21 → MLIINVKENESIDKALKRFKKKFEKTGVLRELRSRTHFEKKSVTKRAEKIRAAYKQKMYAEENY